In Listeria monocytogenes, the following proteins share a genomic window:
- a CDS encoding diacylglycerol kinase family lipid kinase — protein MQKRAMIIYNPAAGKNKFRKLLPDAERILTEADLEVTLVPSTPKPKSTTEIARHAAESGYDIVIAAGGDGTVNEVVNGLMQVEKRPKLGILPVGTTNDYARALNVAKDPLEALHIIATQETIRVDIGKANENEFFINNAAGGRITEITYAVKESMKSKWGRLAYLFSGLTVLPKLSPVNVEISYNNEIFKGEILLFFVNKSNSVGGMETLCPPAELNSGMFELLILKKVSPKKLFQLFASIKKGTHLSSSDVIHARTGKVEVKSDADLNVSYDGVYGGKAPYILEVIPEALEVFADEKRISARLRG, from the coding sequence TTGCAGAAGAGAGCGATGATTATATACAATCCAGCAGCTGGGAAAAATAAGTTTCGAAAACTACTACCAGATGCGGAAAGAATTTTAACTGAAGCGGATTTAGAAGTAACGCTAGTCCCATCAACGCCAAAGCCAAAAAGTACAACGGAAATTGCGCGACATGCGGCTGAATCAGGTTATGATATAGTAATTGCTGCTGGTGGCGATGGAACAGTCAATGAAGTTGTTAACGGCTTAATGCAAGTCGAAAAAAGACCAAAGTTAGGGATTTTACCAGTAGGCACAACGAATGATTATGCAAGGGCGCTAAATGTGGCTAAAGATCCATTAGAAGCACTTCACATTATAGCTACCCAAGAAACTATTCGCGTAGATATTGGGAAAGCGAATGAAAACGAGTTTTTTATCAATAATGCAGCTGGAGGAAGAATCACTGAAATAACCTACGCGGTAAAAGAATCAATGAAATCCAAATGGGGCAGGCTTGCTTATCTATTCAGCGGGCTTACAGTTCTTCCAAAATTATCTCCGGTAAATGTAGAAATTTCTTATAATAATGAAATTTTCAAAGGAGAAATTCTACTATTTTTTGTTAATAAATCCAATTCTGTCGGCGGAATGGAAACATTATGTCCTCCTGCAGAGCTAAACAGCGGGATGTTCGAACTTTTAATTTTAAAAAAAGTATCCCCAAAAAAACTATTTCAACTTTTTGCTTCAATTAAAAAAGGGACGCATTTAAGCAGTTCGGATGTGATTCATGCACGCACGGGTAAAGTCGAAGTGAAAAGTGATGCAGATTTAAATGTAAGTTACGACGGAGTATATGGTGGGAAAGCACCGTATATACTAGAGGTAATCCCAGAAGCATTAGAAGTATTTGCTGATGAAAAACGAATTTCAGCCCGTCTTAGAGGCTAA